The Drosophila suzukii chromosome 2 unlocalized genomic scaffold, CBGP_Dsuzu_IsoJpt1.0 scf_2c, whole genome shotgun sequence genome segment CATCCTGCGCTCAACCCACCTGCGCCGTGTGTCAGCGTCAAGTTTCTCTAGGGCTAGATAGATGATCCAACAATCGCGTCCGGTCTGATTCACCATATCCAATCCACGAATAATTTCGTTTGCTCCATCCGAAACCTTCCATAGAACAGTTGCATCGATCCTTGTAGTTGCTGGCAGGCTCATAAACTGTTCCAAAAACGAGTTTACAATGTGCCATGGACGATTGTATCTTTCCTTAAGACGTTCCCATGCAGCGTTGTAAGCCGTGCCCGTAATTGCCAAGTGTCGAACCAAGTTGGCAGCTTCATCAACGAGAAGTGTTTTTAAGTGATGGAACTTCTGGGTGTTGGACAAATGCCGTTTGTTATAAATTGTGCTTTCATATATGTCTTGAAAGGATGGTCTCTCTGTATAGTTGCCAAAGAACcgtttgatttgaattttaggCAATTCGCTCAGATTTGAATTCGCTATGAGTACCGAGTTCCGAGAACTCGCTAATGTGACGTCATCACCAACATGATCAGGCCTGTTCGGTATGCTCTGACTTACAGCAAGTCGCTCCAATAGTTGTTGGTTTTGTTGCAGCAAGTTTAAGATTGCATCATTGTTTGAATGTAGCCCGTTGCTGCCACTCGCACTGCTTGGAGATGTCCCCGGTTGTAGATCATTACTCCTTTCCTTGAGAATAGCGCTTGCCCTTAGGTATTTTTCTTCGTAGACCGCATTGTCGATCTCCGGATCGACATAGCCTTCCACTTCCTCGTGAAGCGCAATGCAATCGCTAAACTGGTTGAACTCCATCCAAACTTCATTTAGAAGCTCTATCCGTGTGACGATCTCTGTGTGTGTAGCTATCTCCGTTTGTTCAGCCCATGCCAAGACACGTGTTATGTTGGACTTAAGTCTGGCACGGCTTTTCActaatgattttaattgttcCATTGCAATCAATTACTATGAGAATCAAAGCACTCCAAAACTTTCCAAGAATCCGGAACGATGGACCAGCAATATGGTTAGAAATATAAACGACTTGGATGTGTGGACtgtatgtaatttttattcttgcCAGTTGCGAAGCCTCTTTGATACTGATACGAATTCCACAAAAAGACGCCGTCGTAGCAGCGTTGCCAGAAAcgaaaaaaagtatatatatataggatTTCTGTTACATAAGATAGAGATGGCATTATGCGCCAAATGATGAGAGGTTATTAAAGACTGCAACCGTTCAGGACTCTGTGACTTCTCTCTACTGTTCCAactgtctggtggtggtggatgttatatttttattttttaaatatttgcacaagtcgtttaaaattgaatttgtaTATTCGGATCCCATGTCCaaaatgaacgtcttcattggaccatACCTTAATATAAAAGATTCTAAAATAGCTTTTGCGACAGTGCTTGTACTTTTATTGGCAATTGAAATgacaattaaatattttgttaaatcaCATATAAGTGTGACTGCATATTCGTTACTATTATCTGATTTTGGTAGTGGACCAATTGTGTCTACTATCCCTTTGTCGAAAGCATTTATCGGAATGTCTGTGATTGTCACAGGAGTCTTTGTATGTGTTTTCACTTTTGATTTTTGGCATTtgtgacatttttttatgtatttggTAATATATCGGGTCAAACCTTTCCAATAATAATCTCTtttgaccttggccaaggttttagTTATGCCACTGTGACCTCCTTGTACTGGATCGTTGTGAAATATAGAttacggtcaccgggttgagtagcgctactctcaatgatttcagTGTCTTTTcgcccatttttttaaaatcatctaTTGAAACTTGTTCAAAGATTTTTTCCCACGGTGCCAATTTTAATTGGCTGATTTAATATATGCAGGCTtgcttttcaagcctttggaaGAACTGACCTAAGTCAAGAATTCCATTGGTGAATAAATCGCTAACATTATATCTTGCAGTAATTTGTTTTCCATGTTTGAAGAAACAGGTTACGTGCAAGGTTACTTCTTTACGTTCTTCGTAATTATTGATGACTCCGAatacgttgggctttgaagctttttctatagattGCCTAGGCAACTTCATTTCATTTTCTCCTGCGTAGGATTTCTGTCTACTTTgatattgttaaaatatacCAAATTTAAGTTTACATACATCGATAAGAACTCATTGTACTCATCCCTAATCGTGTAGTTCTCTAAGTCTTTGCCACCAGCGGTTGTGTCGCGTGTATTACtgaataaagtatatatatattataatctTACTATTCGATCCCTCGTCTGATTTACATCAGGTTATGATCCCAGAACGCTTAAGCTGCTCGTTTAAGCGCAAGTAAAAATAAAGTGGATAATTTGTGAAACACCAAATTGATTGTATCAGAAAAACGAAActgaaaatttatttaacaatAATTTGCAACGACGAAGAATAGAAATAGGCAAAGACGGATAAAGACGCCACAAAAACTTTCGGGAACAATGAAACAGAAAAAATCGTAGgacacaaataaaaaatgagtTTCGCAAACATTAAAATAGATCCCCTCGGAAGGGAAAATTATGATACGTGGAAAATACAAATCCTAGCTCTTTTAATTAAGAACGATGTGTGGAAATACGTGAGTGGTCAGTCTAGTGGGCCAACAGATTCCCAAGAAAAAGCCTTGGAGTGGGACATAAATGTTCAATGAACTGCGAATCATCGAGACAGTTATGGGAAAAACTAGAAAGCATATACCAGTCAAAAGGTCCAGCGCATAAGGCACATTTGTTGAAATCGCTTATAttgcaaaaaatgaaaaatggaGACGATATGCACAGTCCCTTGCAAAGGTTTTTGTCAATCTTGACAAATCGTGAAATGGACATGCAAGTAATGGATGATCTCGTGACGATCCAGCTGCTGTACAGTGTTCCTGAGGAATACGAACACTTTAGAGTCGCCATTGAAACACAGGACAATATACCTGAGCCAGAAGTGTTGAAAACCAAAATGATGGAAGAATATGAGGCGCGTAAAAAGACAACATTGAATTGGTTCACGATGCCATGTTTACGcggaaaaattataaattccCTCCAAATGCAAATACAAACTTTAAATTCAAGTGCTTCAATTGCGAGAAAATAGGGCACAAGGCCAAAGATTGTAAGGGAGGCAATCAAAAACAGCGTGAATGCAAAAGCGAACCGAAAAGCAACAGTGCGGTCGCCATGTAGGTGTTTGCAGACGAAGGACAGTCGTGTCTCGATTCAGATTCACAACTTCGGGCAAATTTAATGTCAGGGTCAAAAATTACAGATCACGGTTTTGAAGTCACTTTTCGTCGAGACGGTGCCGTTATATCTGACGCACAGACTGGTAAAAGGATCGCAACAGCATCTCGTAAATCCAATCTGTAGTTCATAAATCAATGCCGTGAAAAATGCAACACAGTGAGTACCGTATGCGAGGACAGTGACCTACAGAAATGGCATGAAGTATCGGGACACATAAACGAAGTTGACTTAAAAAGTATGATTCGAAACGAAAAAGTGATTGGCATAAAACTGAATCTTAACGAGAACATGAAAAGCTGTGAAATTTGCATTCAGGGGAAGCAATCGAAAAAACCATTCACGAAGTCGGACTCAAAATCAAGTGATCTACTAGAGTTAGTACACTCAGACGTTTGTGGACCAATGCGGGTCAAGTCGCACGGAAGTTCCAGATACTTCGTAACATTCATCGACGATAAAACCAGGTGGTGcgaaatatattttctaaaacagAAAAGCGAAGTCATAGAAAAGTTCAAAGAGTATATGCACCTCGTCGAAAATCAAACTGGCAGAAAAATCAAAACGCTGCGTACAGACAATGGTAAGGAATACGTAAAGACCGAGTTTTCCACTTTTCTCAAAGAAAAGGGCATTAAGCATGAACTTACAAACGACTACACGCCGTAACAAAATGGAGTTGCCGAACGCTAAAACCGAACTTTAGTTGAGATGGGTCGGTGCATGATGCTTCAGAGCGGATTACCTCCAAGTTTCTGGGCAGAATCTATTCTAACTGCGAACCACGTCATAAACAGAGTCACGACCCGGAGCCTAAATGGCGAAATACCATACAACTTGTGGACTGGAAAGAAACCAACGCTCACATATCTAAAAGTATTTGGAACcgtaaaaatgtatatttataggGTACGAGCCGCTAACAAAAGGATATCGACTTTGGTGTCCAGCTGAAAGGAAGACTTACAAAAGCCGAGATGTAAGGTTCCTTGACAATTTTGAAGAAGATAACCAATATGAGGATTTTGTTGAACAAGAATGTACTGAAAATCCTAAAATCGAAATTATTCTTCTTCAAGTTCCACCTACAGCAGAACCAGAATCTTCGCCCAAATTTGAAATTTGGTAGTGCCCAGACCGGAAACTCCCGCATCTCGCACTAGTCACAACCAAAAGGAGAGGACGAGGTCGCCCCAGGAAACGGCAAATAACTATGAAAGAGAGTGCTCCAGAGGATGTCCTAAGAGAAAACAGCGCATTTCTCAGTGAGCAGAGCGATCCAAAAGATGCAAGAGAGGCACTCTCTTGCCCGGATAGTGAGGATTGGAAGGCAGCCATGCTTCAAAAATACCACCCTTTGAACAAGAACGAGACGTGGACTCTGGTAGATCGACCTACAAACACGGAAATCATCAAGACGAAGTGGGTTCTGCGAACAAAACGACATGCTAACGGTCAAATCGAAAGGCGAAAGGCAAGACTTGTCGCCAAGGGACTTGCGCAGACACCCGGTGTAAGCTACGGCGAAACTTACGCGCCCGTGGCACGCATGAACTCCATTCGAATGCTTATGCCCCTATCAGTTGAGCTCGAAATGCAAATCCAACTGTTGGATTTCATCAGCGCATACCTCAACGGCGAAATAACCGAAGACGTCTACCTAAAAATTCCAAAAGAATTTGAAACGATCCTAAGTAACGACGACCACAAAAAGTATGCTTCAAATAAAGTCTGCAAAATACGCAAGGCGCTGTATGGTCTCAAACAGTCTGGAAGGCAATGGTATCGAAAGCTTGACGAAAAGCTACAGAGCTTGGGACTACAGCCGCTAAGTTCTGATCCTTGTGTGTACTTCATAAATAAAACGAGCATGTCGTTTTTAATTAATCGTATTAATTTACGTAGATGACTTCGAATGACGTCGAATGACGAAAGTGCACTtacagaattaaaatcaaagctTGCAGGCATGTTCGATATGAAGGACATGGGATTGCTGAAGTATTGCCTTGGGATTGAGTTCGAACAGAACCTTGAGAAGCACGAAATCAAAATGCATCAGCAGTGTTATGCAAAAGAGGTCATCAAACGGTTTGGCGTGGAAAACTCCAATACAGTGTCAACACCATTGGCCGCAAATGAGAAATTATCAAAAGATATGGCGTCGAATGATCAAGAAGAATCTCCTGAAATTAAGGACCTGCCGTATCAAAGGCTCATTGATGTATCTGGCAGTATGCACCAGGCCAGACATTTTCCATGCAGTAAGTTTACTAAGCCAATTTAACAGTAACTTTACTCAACAGCATTGGACAGCAGCAAAGAGGGTCCTCCGATATCTCAAGGCAAGTACAAAAAGAGGACTCACATTCAAAAAGACTGGCAAGAATCTTTTTGGCTATGCGGATGCCGATTGGGGATCAAACATCGACGACAGACGATCATTTACAGGCTTTGCATTTATGTTTGTCCTGGAAACAGCGCACAGTGATACTCTAAACGACCGAAGCCGAGTACATGGCTATATCCGATG includes the following:
- the LOC139354402 gene encoding uncharacterized protein codes for the protein MEFNQFSDCIALHEEVEGYVDPEIDNAVYEEKYLRASAILKERSNDLQPGTSPSSASGSNGLHSNNDAILNLLQQNQQLLERLAVSQSIPNRPDHVGDDVTLASSRNSVLIANSNLSELPKIQIKRFFGNYTERPSFQDIYESTIYNKRHLSNTQKFHHLKTLLVDEAANLVRHLAITGTAYNAAWERLKERYNRPWHIVNSFLEQFMSLPATTRIDATVLWKVSDGANEIIRGLDMVNQTGRDCWIIYLALEKLDADTRRRWVERRMETDSPTLEELFKFLGSRCEELELSKRELATGSNTTKHPEKRKRITQSMVAVESSGCTKCSSTEHTLYGCQPFLDMSGLQRRSFVKEKSLCYNCLRPGHGVNRCKSTYK